Proteins encoded together in one Diceros bicornis minor isolate mBicDic1 chromosome 18, mDicBic1.mat.cur, whole genome shotgun sequence window:
- the PSMD12 gene encoding 26S proteasome non-ATPase regulatory subunit 12, whose translation MADSGSERADGRIVKMEVDYSATVDQRLPECEKLAKEGRLQEVIETLLSLEKQTRTASDMVSTSRILVAIVKMCYEAKEWDLLNENIILLSKRRSQLKQAVAKMVQQCCTYVEEITDLPIKLRLIDTLRMVTEGKIYVEIERARLTKTLATIKEQNGDVKEAASILQELQVETYGSMEKKERVEFILEQMRLCLAVKDYIRTQIISKKINTKFFQEENTEKLKLKYYNLMIQLDQHEGSYLSICKHYRAIYDTPCIQTESDKWQQALKSVVLYVILAPFDNEQSDLVHRISGDKKLEEIPKYKDLLKLFTTMELMRWSTLVEDYGMELRKGSLESPATDVFGYTEEGEKRWKDLKNRVVEHNIRIMAKYYTRITMKRMAQLLDLSVDESEAFLSNLVVNKTIFAKVDRLAGIINFQRPKDPNNLLNDWSQKLNSLMSLVNKTTHLIAKEEMIHNLQ comes from the exons gAAGGAAGACTTCAAGAAGTCATTGAAACCCTTCTCTCATTGGAAAAACAGACTCGTACT GCTTCTGATATGGTGTCTACATCCCGTATCTTAGTTGCGATAGTGAAGATGTGCTATGAGGCTAAAGAATGGGATTTACTTAATGAAAATATTATACTTTTGTCAAAAAGACGGAGTCAGTTAAAACAA gctGTTGCAAAAATGGTTCAACAGTGCTGTACGTACGTTGAGGAAATCACAGACCTTCCAATCAAACTTCGATTAATTGATACTCTACGAATGGTTACAGAAGGAAAG ATTTATGTTGAAATTGAGCGTGCTCGACTGACTAAAACGTTAGCAACTATAAAGGAGCAAAATGGTGACGTCAAAGAGGCAGCCTCTATTTTACAAGAGTTACAG GTGGAAACCTATGGGTCAATGGAAAAGAAAGAGCGAGTGGAGTTTATTTTGGAGCAAATGAGACTATGCCTAGCTGTGAAGGATTACATTCGTACACAAATCATCAGTAAGAAAATTAACACCAAATTTTTCCAGGAAGAAAATACAGAG aaattaaaGTTGAAATACTATAACTTAATGATTCAGCTGGATCAACATGAGGGATCCTATTTATCTATTTGTAAGCACTACAGAGCAATATATGATACTCCCTGTATACAGACAGAAAGTGACAAGTGGCAACAG GCTCTGAAAAGTGTTGTCCTCTATGTAATCTTGGCTCCTTTTGACAATGAACAGTCAGATTTGGTTCACCGAATAAGTGGTGACAAGAAGTTAGAAGAAATTCCTAAATACAA GGATCTTTTAAAGCTTTTTACCACAATGGAGTTGATGCGTTGGTCCACACTTGTTGAAGACTATGGGATGGAATTAAGAAAAGGTTCTCTTGAGAGTCCTGCAACTGATGTTTTTGGTTATACAGAGGAAGGTGAAAAAAGGTGGAAAGACTTGAAGAACAGAGTTGTTGAACAT AATATTAGAATAATGGCCAAGTATTATACGAGGATAACAATGAAGAGGATGGCACAACTTCTGGATCTATCTGTTGAT GAGTCAGAGGCTTTTCTCTCGAATCTAGTAGTTAACAAGACCATCTTTGCTAAAGTAGACAGGTTGGCAGGAATTATCAACTTCCAGAGACCCAAGGatccaaataatttattaaatgactGGTCTCAGAAACTGAACTCATTGATGTCTCTAGTTAACAAAACCACACACCTCATAGCCAAAGAGGAGATGATACACAATCTACAATAA